A genomic segment from Micropterus dolomieu isolate WLL.071019.BEF.003 ecotype Adirondacks linkage group LG03, ASM2129224v1, whole genome shotgun sequence encodes:
- the setd2 gene encoding histone-lysine N-methyltransferase SETD2 isoform X1: MGEPCDLKHFVKEEGSGASVKVEGLSKAALIKSLSPRVMLSNHLLPKGTKMKVNLEDQGRQKVSFSFAPTKKPLQSLFFIPASPDKSVAEPLPASSQSTSDKGGQDTDSKTEQKQTPMVPTSIADTLSETQISSATKLKMDLAKMHFKKQILSVSVTEKKPTPVVPEEPQSSELQILPKSTRKSVTEFPIPQPQSVASVCPSENTYIEDSETRVTPSLKKPAASSGKDRESSSSAEQDSKVYKRKTRSQTNSAAPGSESDGDSVQMSSSRKSVDSKSKTNSDSRNKEIKKSSSGSHVEEKEKSSCKRSENHERSSSYSKSDRDSRHTSLRSSRSDKDRRRSRSRSRSRSRGSRTSSSHSRSERSRGDRGCRSERSYYHDSDRRSHRSSPRRERRRSRSRTDRTRDSSDSEDDHRKTRTRTSDSSRSSTHATSYKESKSSSYSKSEKASKSADSPHSSELDKRTQSSKSERTSKRLSDSDSQRKCSPDQDSSYHKSSSHHKSSSSSMHTHCQTYEKRQKGSSSDSEADHKGKSQTSDKSFGSEENCKNSQKKTSRPASKLPSRSVKTSGHDRESNDLFHSPGKAPSRANNTELCEKEKSDNQQGGNENGNQDFKEIVSCTDKSLQESSSKKSKETKSGVEVENENASAITSSESLKHVNSALENLTNVKDSLSCNNRPHVNSNAAVLYSCSSNDSIMCIQDKKVVDCAPGPMSLLYTADVSVTHDVQQNTKPEIVEPNKGPTVDKQCGTSVLLKSDSSCLESKNPLTLEQQNTDTVTKSSSTTKKSRWDIVGQDTSESDHSQRILCVESKPAVKKVISVKKIEFSKDSNQTDSNSDINNTIQQEPEKHSKLAKWTEMSMQEVGSESTSMTDNYKDQSEPSQASTIINPCDLKLSVAQNDASQVDKAAKMHSWNGHEEKSKDSAHDSKLSKTTSLNQNAFGGQSEASDSDNSEYDSDCGEAIKRLHSVVVVPKNSSLTMDTQDTGASPCTAMNSSELQNANVAADVNISEVPKQKQGSPSTACVETSGPCTGVNDSSESIMLCQSQSNMIDSTSHSEGSSSICAQLYMAGHIGAHGSTTDPASSLDNSRQCEQGHQQHNLSSRGERIYSHYQHDDFSSADNINDKNGFSLGWDFSQPEQPSSTYQQPDSSHGPQLPNTKLTEISPKEQEHVQSNASWNHQSPNMQTNRNPYLHVHEHYQDPAGEIHPDSLTNDHDDYSGHKLSNLRKTAVECSGPNTPGSSSFVQGHEISSNSRGPAVPDPPREDSFRPHRGRGPPKKRRPEIESDSDNEAEAGPAGKRERQGETDISKETQVKAEVQRPTLTLQDFQDAHKWRESSKSKKMPPYFDLIEENLYLTERKKSKSHRDIKRMQCECPVLPREERSRGVLACGEDCLNRLLMIECSSRCLNGAYCSNRRFQMKQHADFDVILTEDKGWGLRAAKDLTPNTFVLEYCGEVLDHKEFKTRVKEYARNKNIHYYFMSLKNNEIIDATLKGNCSRFMNHSCEPNCETQKWTVNGQLRVGFFTTKAVSAGTELTFDYQFQRYGKEAQKCFCGAPSCRGFLGGENRVSVRAAGGKMKKDRSRKSALTTVDEELEALLENGEGLYDEKQVVSLCRLMVRVETMEQKLICLKLIQDTQNPSCLKQFLDHHGLSLLWIFMVELSEAKGNSANNTKLQLEIMKTLAVLPISTKNMLEESRVLTFIQRWAQTKTLPQPVEMDGYSSENTSRAQTPLNTPDGSSTKLGPELDGDTAKPAVYRRLKIISENSLDSALSDTSKASDGKEEEEEDDDEEEDESSHAELPDGKQLKADPACDAAEPTKGTVEEPVKVEKREETQTEEVKEKMELDLEKETEVKEDTSEGPTDELEGLKEPSEEQESQEEQTSQAVTEKTEQEGDQPTDKVLEQESQPIQIEVADLPPEQPSENMEAQAETQEDEKPPGSETQPDESTTDAAPSSETPEVSMPSEVTATPVDPSVIGTPSQDEEEGVSDVESERSQEPQLSALDISGMAARLLESWKDLKEVYRIPKKSQVEKEANDRSRDRDTALTPRTTSGSREREREREKERERDRDRDYDRERDRDWDRDRDRDRDRDRERDRDRVSDKTPRSTERRRRRSASPPPSSYERSSRRTEERFDQSNSNKTPRGTGGKERNKLSTEERRKLFEQEVAQREAQKQQQLQQQQQQLQTMAYDPALAYASSPGFITYPPGYPIQTFVDPSNPNAGKVLLPTPAVEPTMNYEQTPPQRLISDMGLTSPSSTSQATPVSNLSQHITTTNLTTGNPQQYAQPIVATQDAGVAVLSVPAQAAPALQGQQSYTTVWDPTTQQAVTVQTQPAQQYAPAQAQTQTAIYYQGQPCQTIYSIPTAYPQANTPVIQAYTEPTASYLHSQPVYPGHQQGVVVQQGGTVTTIVTSQTVQQELIVANNVIDLPPPSPPKPKTIILPPNWKVARDPEGKIYYYHIVTRQTQWDPPTWEGSSDNTSVDHESEMDLGTPTYDENPSKFSTKTAEADTSSELAKKSKETFRKEMSQFIVQCLNPYRKPDCKLGRISNTEDFKHLARKLTHGVMNKELKACTNPEDLECNENVKHKTKEYIKKYMQRFGSVYRPKEDTEVY, from the exons ATGGGGGAACCGTGTGACCTTAAGCACTTCGTAAA AGAGGAGGGGAGTGGTGCCTCG GTGAAGGTGGAGGGCCTATCCAAGGCAGCTCTTATCAAAAGCTTGTCTCCCAGAGTCATGCTATCCAACCATCTCCTGCCTAAAGGGACCAAGATGAAGGTCAACCTAGAGGATCAGGGTCGTCAGAAAGTGTCCTTCAGCTTTGCACCGACCAAGAAGCCACTGCAGAGCCTGTTCTTCATCCCCGCCAGCCCTGACAAGTCTGTCGCTGAACCTCTCCCTGCCTCGTCACAGTCCACCTCAGACAAAGGCGGGCAGGATACAGACAGCAAAACTGAGCAAAAGCAGACACCAATGGTGCCAACATCAATAGCAGACACACTGTCTGAAACACAAATCTCCTCAGCCACTAAACTGAAAATGGACTTAGCAAAGATGCATTTTAAGAAGCAAATTCTTAGTGTCTCTGTAACTGAAAAGAAGCCAACACCTGTTGTGCCAGAGGAACCCCAATCCTCTGAATTGCAGATTCTGCCGAAATCAACAAGGAAGAGTGTAACTGAATTCCCAATACCCCAGCCTCAGAGTGTCGCCAGTGTCTGCCCCTCTGAGAATACGTACATTGAAGACTCTGAGACAAGGGTAACCCCTAGCCTCAAGAAGCCAGCGGCTTCCTcaggaaaagacagagagagttcCAGTAGTGCTGAGCAGGACAGTAAGGTATACAAAAGGAAAACCAGGTCCCAAACTAATAGTGCAGCCCCTGGCTCAGAATCTGATGGAGATTCAGTCCAGATGTCTTCCAGTCGCAAATCTGTTGACTCCAAAAGTAAAACGAACTCTGACAGCAGaaacaaagagataaaaaagTCTTCCTCGGGTTCACACGtggaggaaaaggaaaaaagttCCTGTAAGCGGTCAGAGAATCATGAAAGGTCTTCTAGTTACTCGAAATCAGACCGTGATTCTAGACACACATCTTTACGCTCATCTCGATCAGACAAAGATCGTAGAAGGTCCAGGTCTAGATCACGGTCTAGATCAAGAGGGTCTCGAACAAGTTCATCTCACTCTCGGTCAGAGAGATCTCGAGGTGACAGAGGATGCCGCTCTGAAAGGTCATACTATCATGATTCTGATCGGCGATCACACAGGAGTTCTCCACGCAGAGAGAGAAGACGTTCTCGTTCTCGCACCGACAGAACTCGGGACAGTTCTGACTCTGAGGATGACCATAGGAAGACAAGGACGAGGACAAGTGACTCCAGCAGGTCATCTACCCATGCAACCTCATATAAAGAGTCAAAATCATCTTCCTACTCAAAATCTGAAAAGGCCTCTAAATCTGCAGATTCTCCTCACTCCTCAGAGTTGGATAAAAGAACACAATCTTCAAAGTCTGAAAGGACTTCAAAGCGACTATCAGACTCTGATTCCCAGCGCAAATGCTCACCTGATCAGGACTCCAGTTACCATAAATCTAGCTCCCATCACAAATCTTCTTCTTCCAGTATGCATACTCACTGTCAAACATATGAAAAACGCCAAAAAGGCAGCTCTAGTGACTCTGAGGCAGATCATAAGGGAAAATCACAGACCTCTGACAAAAGCTTTGGCTCAGAGGAGAACTGTAAAAACTCCCAAAAGAAAACCAGTAGGCCAGCCTCGAAGCTGCCTTCTAGATCTGTGAAAACTAGTGGACATGATAGAGAATCAAATGACTTATTTCACAGCCCCGGCAAGGCACCATCACGTGCAAACAACACAGAAttgtgtgaaaaagaaaaatctgataACCAACAAGGTGGAAATGAAAATGGTAATCAGGATTTTAAGGAGATTGTCTCATGCACTGATAAGAGTCTGCAAGAATCGTCGTCCAAGAaatcaaaagaaacaaagtCAGGTGTTGAAGTTGAGAATGAAAATGCCTCAGCTATAACCTCAAGTGAAAGCTTAAAGCATGTAAATTCCGCCCTGGAAAACTTGACCAATGTGAAGGATAGCCTTTCTTGTAATAACCGACCACATGTGAACTCAAATGCAGCTGTCTTATATTCATGCAGTAGTAATGATAGTATAATGTGCATCCAGGACAAGAAAGTTGTGGACTGTGCACCAGGGCCAATGTCCTTACTTTATACAGCAGATGTATCTGTCACACATGATGTCCAGCAGAACACTAAACCAGAGATTGTTGAGCCGAATAAAGGTCCGACAGTTGACAAGCAGTGTGGCACAAGTGTGCTGCTCAAATCTGATTCATCATGTCTTGAATCTAAGAATCCGCTTACACttgaacaacaaaatacagataCTGTGACAAAGAGCAGCAGTACTACCAAAAAGTCCCGGTGGGATATTGTTGGGCAGGACACCTCAGAGAGTGATCATTCGCAGAGGATACTTTGTGTAGAGAGTAAGCCTGCTGTTAAAAAAGTGATATCTGTCAAAAAAATAGAGTTTTCTAAAGAcagtaaccagacagacagtaacTCTGACATTAACAATACTATTCAGCAAGAACCTGAAAAACATTCCAAATTGGCAAAGTGGACTGAGATGTCAATGCAGGAAGTTGGCTCAGAGAGCACGTCCATGACCGATAACTACAAAGACCAAAGTGAGCCTTCACAGGCGAGCACTATTATTAACCCCTGTGACTTAAAACTGAGTGTTGCTCAAAATGATGCATCACAGGTCGATAAAGCTGCAAAAATGCATAGTTGGAATGGTCATGAAGAAAAATCCAAGGACAGTGCTCATGATAGCAAACTGAGTAAGACAACATCACTCAATCAGAATGCATTCGGAGGACAGAGTGAGGCCAGTGATAGTGATAACTCTGAGTACGACTCTGATTGCGGCGAGGCTATAAAACGATTGCACTCTGTGGTGGTGGTGCCAAAGAATTCTTCCCTAACAATGGATACACAGGACACAGGAGCTTCTCCATGCACTGCAATGAATAGTTCAGAACTGCAGAATGCTAATGTAGCAGCTGATGTGAATATCAGTGAAGTCCCAAAACAAAAGCAGGGGAGTCCTTCCACTGCATGCGTGGAGACCAGTGGTCCATGTACTGGTGTAAATGATTCATCTGAAAGCATTATGTTGTGTCAGTCCCAGAGTAATATGATTGATAGCACCAGTCACTCTGAGGGTTCCAGCTCCATCTGTGCCCAGCTTTACATGGCTGGTCATATCGGTGCCCATGGAAGTACTACAGATCCTGCCTCCAGCCTTGATAATTCCCGACAGTGTGAGCAAGGGCACCAACAGCATAATCTAAGCAGCAGAGGTGAAAGGATTTACTCCCATTACCAACACGATGATTTCTCCAGTGCTGACAATATCAATGACAAGAACGGATTCAGCCTGGGTTGGGATTTTTCGCAACCAGAACAACCCAGTAGTACATACCAGCAGCCTGATAGCAGTCATGGGCCACAGTTACCCAACACTAAACTGACAGAAATCTCTCCCAAGGAACAGGAGCATGTGCAGAGTAATGCCTCCTGGAACCACCAATCCCCAAACATGCAGACTAACAGAAACCCCTACCTCCATGTGCATGAGCATTATCAGGATCCTGCAGGCGAAATCCATCCTGACTCCCTAACTAATGACCATGACGACTACAGTGGGCATAAACTATCTAATCTTCGTAAAACAGCTGTTGAATGCAGTGGACCTAACACTCCTGGCTCATCAAGCTTTGTACAAGGTCATGAAATAAGCAGCAACAGCAGGGGCCCTGCTGTGCCAGACCCCCCTAGAGAAGACAGTTTTAGACCCCACAGAGGCCGGGGCCCTCCCAAGAAAAGGCGTCCAGAGATTGAGTCAGACTCTGACAATGAGGCCGAAGCTGGGCCGGCAGGCAAGCGGGAGCGTCAGGGAGAGACTGACATCTCTAAGGAAACTCAAGTCAAAGCTGAGGTGCAACGTCCAACGCTCACTCTGCAAGACTTTCAAGATGCCCATAAATGGAGAGAGTCTTCCAAGTCTAAGAAGATGCCCCCTTACTTTGACTTGATTGAGGAGAACCTGTACCTGACTGAGAG aaagaaaagcaaatctCATCGAGATATCAAAAGAATGCAATGTGAGTGCCCAGTGCTGCCCAGAGAGGAACGTTCAAGGGGAGTATTAGCATGCGGGGAAGACTGTTTAAACCGGCTGCTGATGATTGAGTG ctcTTCACGGTGCCTGAATGGAGCCTACTGCTCTAATCGACGCTTTCAGATGAAACAACATGCAGACTTTGACGTTATCCTCACAGAAGACAAGGGTTGGGGACTACGGGCAGCTAAAGACTTGACTCC AAACACCTTTGTGCTGGAATATTGCGGGGAGGTATTGGACCACAAGGAGTTCAAAACAAGGGTCAAAGAATATGCACGCAATAAGAACATCCACTACTACTTCATGTCTCTAAAGAATAATGAG ATCATTGATGCAACACTGAAGGGTAATTGCTCTCGGTTTATGAACCATAGCTGCGAGCCCAACTGTGAGACCCAAAAG TGGACAGTCAATGGACAGCTTAGAGTTGGGTTCTTCACCACCAAGGCTGTCTCTGCAGGAACAGAACTGACATTTGATTACCAGTTCCAGAGATACGG CAAAGAAGCACAGAAATGCTTCTGTGGAGCGCCCAGCTGCAGAGGCTTCCTGGGTGGGGAGAACAGAGTTAGTGTTCGGGCGGCTGGAGGGAAGATGAAGAAAGACCGCAGCCGAAAGAGTGCTCTCACCACG GTTGATGAGGAGCTGGAGGCCTTATTGGAGAATGGAGAAGGCCTGTATGATGAGAAACAGGTGGtgtctctctgcaggctaaTGGTCCGAGTGGAAACGATGGAGCAGAAACTCATCTGCCTCAAGCTCATACAA GATACTCAAAATCCGTCATGCCTGAAGCAGTTCCTGGACCATCATGGATTGTCTTTGCTGTGGATCTTCATGGTGGAGCTTTCTGAAGCTAAAGGCAACAGCGCCAATAACACCAAACTGCAGTTAGAG ATTATGAAGACCTTGGCTGTGCTGCCTATCTCTACTAAGAACATGTTGGAGGAGAGCAGAGTCCTCACCTTTATTCAGCGATGGGCCCAAACAAAAACTCTCCCTCAGCCTGTTGAGATGGATGGGTACTCTAGTGAGAACACTTCCCGTGCTCAAACACCCCTCAACACTCCTGATGGTTCCTCCACCAAACTGGGACCAGAATTGGATGGTGACACCGCCAAACCTGCTGTTTACCGCCGCCTTAAAATCATCAGTGAAAACAGTCTGGACAGCGCACTCTCTGACACGAGCAAAGCATCTGAtgggaaggaggaagaggaggaggacgatgatgaggaagaagatgaaTCCTCACATGCAGAACTTCCTGACGGCAAACAGTTGAAGGCAGACCCAGCGTGTGATGCTGCAGAGCCAACGAAAGGAACGGTGGAAGAGCCAGTGAAAGTGGAAAAACGGGAAGAGACTCAAACTGAGGAGGTTAAAGAAAAAATGGAGTTGGATTTGGAGAAGGAAACTGAAGTGAAAGAGGACACCAGTGAGGGTCCGACAGATGAACTTGAGGGGCTAAAAGAGCCTAGTGAAGAACAGGAGAGCCAAGAGGAGCAGACCAGTCAGGCAGTGACAGAAAAGACGGAACAAGAGGGAGATCAGCCCACCGATAAAGTTCTCGAGCAGGAGAGTCAGCCTATCCAAATAGAGGTTGCTGATCTGCCACCTGAGCAGCCTTCAGAAAATATGGAAGCCCAGGCAGAGACACAAGAGGATGAGAAACCTCCTGGCAGTGAGACGCAACCTGATGAATCTACCACTGATGCAGCCCCAAGCTCTGAGACCCCAGAGGTCAGTATGCCTTCTGAGGTCACCGCAACCCCTGTGGACCCATCCGTGATAGGAACTCCTTCTCAGGATGAAGAGGAAGGTGTCTCAGATGTGGAGAGCGAGAGGAGTCAGGAGCCCCAACTCAGTGCTTTGGACATTAGTGGCATGGCTGCCAGGCTTCTGGAAAGCTGGAAGGATCTGAAG GAGGTATACAGAATTCCCAAGAAGAGTCAGGTGGAAAAGGAAGCAAATG ATCGCAGCCGAGATCGGGACACAGCCTTGACGCCACGCACCACATCTGGTAGCCGAGAACGTGAAAGGGAgcgagagaaggagagggaacGCGACAGAGACCGAGATtatgacagagagagggaccGTGATTGGGACAGGGACAGGgacagggacagagacagagacagagaaagagatcgTGATCGAGTCTCTGACAAAACTCCACGCAGCACTGAGAGACGAAGGAGACGCTCTGCTTCTCCGCCACCCTCGTCCTACGAGAGGAGCAGCCGACGTACTGAAGAACG GTTTGACCAGTCTAACAGCAACAAGACACCAAGGGGAACTGGTGGCAAAGAGCGCAACAAGCTCTCCACAGAGGAGCGCAGAAAGCTGTTTGAGCAGGAGGTTGCTCAGCGGGAAGCCCAGAAACAACAacagctgcaacagcagcagcagcagcttcaaaCTATGGCTTATGACCCTGCTCTGGCCTATGCCTCCAGTCCTGGCTTCATCACGTACCCTCCTGGATATCCCATCCAGACCTTTGTGGATCCCTCCAACCCCAATGCCGGCAAAGTACTGCTACCTACCCCTGCGGTTGAGCCCACCATGAACTATGAACAGACACCTCCCCAGCGTCTTATCTCAGACATGGGACTGACCTCTCCATCCTCCACTTCCCAGGCTACTCCAGTCTCTAATCTCTCTCAGCACATCACCACCACCAACCTCACCACTGGCAACCCTCAGCAGTATGCCCAGCCAATTGTAGCAACCCAGGACGCAGGTGTGGCTGTCCTCTCTGTACCTGCCCAGGCGGCCCCTGCGTTACAGGGCCAGCAGAGCTACACCACTGTCTGGGATCCCACTACTCAACAGGCAGTGACTGTGCAGACACAGCCTGCACAGCAGTATGCCCCAGCACAGGCTCAGACACAGACGGCTATCTATTACCAGGGCCAGCCGTGCCAAACTATATACAGCATCCCCACCGCCTATCCTCAGGCCAACACTCCGGTCATACAG